CCATTCCCATGGTGCGGCAGACCAAGGAGCTCAAGTTGACCGCCCTGTCCAAGCGCGAGGCGGGAGTGCTGGCCTTCGTCAGCCACAGCAGCAAGGAGCATGGCTTCCGCGCGGTGCGCACGCTCTGCCAGATCCGCAATGGCGGGGTGGAGATTTCAAGGGAAGCCGCCGAGGCAATCCATGCGCGCGAAGGCGCGAAGGTGGGCGTCTCGCTGCACGCCGAGCGATCGCCCAAGGCAGGCGTGGCGAAGAAGTCCTCCGCCAGGACAACAACCGTGAAGCGCCGCAAGACATCGCGGGCCAAGTGACATGACCCTCTCGAGCGAATGGATCCTGCGCAACCCGTCGGATTTCATCGACGGCCAGTGGCGGGCGATTCCGGGCGACTCGATTCAAAGCCGAAATCCCGCCGATCCCGATGCGACGGCCTGGTCGGGCGCGGCGAAACCGGAGCACGTTGACGCCGCGGTCAGCGCGGCGCGTTCGGCCTTTCCAAGCTGGAGACGGAAGCCGCTTGCGGAGCGGGCCCAGCAACTGCGGGCCTTCTCGACCGCGGTGAAAGCCAACGCCGAGGCGCTGGCGCGGACCATCACGCTGGAGATGGGCAAGACCCTTGCCGAGAGCCGCGCCGAGGTCAAGCTGCTTTCGGACAAGATCGACATCACGCTGCAGCCCGCGACGATCTCGCGGGTCGCCGACTTCGAGGTCGACGCAGGCGGCGGCCGCAGAGGGTTCTGCCGCTTTCAGCCTTTCGGCGCGGTCGCCATCCTTGGCCCATTCAATTTTCCTGCGCACCTTCCCAATGGCCACTGGGTTCCCTCGCTGCTGATGGGCAACACCATCATCTTCAAGCCGAGCGAGAAGACTCCGGCGACCGGGCAGTGGATCGCCGCGCTCGCCAAGGAGGCGGGCTTTCCCAACGGCGTCTTCAATGTCCTCCAGGGCGGCGTGGAGACCGCGAAGCAACTGACGCGGCACGAAGGAGTCGACGGCATCATGTTGACCGGATCCTGGCCCGCCGGCCGCAGCGTGCTCGAGGCGAACCTGGACCGGCCGGGGCGGATCGTGGCCCTTGAGATGGGCGGCAGCAATCCCGCCATCATCTGGGAGGACGCCGACCTGCGCACCGCGGTGATCGAGTGCGTGCGCAGCGGATACGCCACGACCGGCCAGCGCTGCACGTGCACTCGTCGCATGATCGTGCACCGCTCCTGCGCCGACCGCTTCGTGACCGCCTTCACCAAGGTCGCCAGCACGATGGTCATCGCGCCGGGCGACGCGCCGGAGCCCAATTTCATGGGGCCTCTGGTGGATCAGCGCGCGGCGGAGGCTTTCCTAAGCCGGCAATCGGACCTCCGCGCCCGCGGCGGGCGCGTCCTGCTGGAAGGCGTCCGCATGGAGCGCAAGGGATTCTTCGTCACGCCAAGCCTGATCGAGGTTCCGCGCTTCGAGCGCGCCACGGACGCGGAGACCTTCGCGCCGCTGGTGCAGGTGAGCGTGGTCGATGAATTCGAGGACGCCATTGCCCAGGCCAACGCGACGGAGTTCGGGCTGGCGGCGGCGATCTTCACCAAAAAGGAATCCCTCTGGCGCGAAGGTCTGCAGGGGATCAAGGCGGGCTGCGTGAACTGGAACTCGGGCACGGCCGGGGCCAGCAGCAAGCTGCCCTTCGGCGGCACGGGCCGCAGCGGCAACCTTCGTCCCGCGGGCCTCTTCGCCGTGGACAGCGCGGCCTATCCGGTGGCCTCGCTGGAGGGCGGCGCCGATGTCGCCGTGCCCAGCGGCCTGCACTGCGATGTGACGTAGCGTTCAAAGGCGCGTCCCGGTCGGGCGCCGTTACCTCTTCTCCTCGAGCACCAGGATTCGGTAAAGCAGCGTGCGGACGTTTCGTGGAAAGAGCAGCAGGAGGTGATGGAGGGCATCGATGTAGCCGAAGCGCAGCAGGACGAAGCTCACCGCGGTGTAGGTCAACAGGCAGAAGGCGAACTCGATGAACGCCTCGACTCGAATCGAGGTGCTCGAAATCTCAAGGAGCTCCACAACGCTTTTGGCCAGGCCCGAAGTCGCCACCGCCGCCAGGATGGCGTAGAGCGGCGTCGAGTAGATCTCGTAGCGGAACGTGGTCGACGGGAGGTGCACCTCGCGGGAAACCTGCTGGATCTGGAAGAGGGCCATCGCCGTGCTGGCCACGCCCACGCCGATGACCAGGGTGGTGGCGACATGCTCCACAGGGATGGTGAAGGCGTAAATGCAACCGACGGCGACCAGGGCGCCGACGCACTTGCCCAGGGCGCGCCCGAAGAAGAGCTTGAGCGTCAACCGCCAGCGCCGCGTGCCCATGATCGGCGCCTCCAGAAGCGTCTGGACCGTGGGATAGATCAGCAGGACGCTGGCGAAGACCACCGGCTGGATGCTGGCATCCCAGCGCTCCTTGAACATCAGGTGCACCATGCTGGGATAGACCGCGGCGACCGACATCACGAAGATGGGCACGAAGACGATTCCGGTCATGAAGGTCTGCCGGACGTTCTCGTTCTCGGAATCGGCGTCGCCGCGGATCCGCGCCGCGTAGGGGGCGAGCACGCTCTGCAGCGTCGACGAAAGGAGCTGGATCGGCTGGATCGCCATCTGGTTGGCGAAGAAGTAGATGCCCAGCGAGGCGACCGGAATGAAAAAGCTGGCGATGAACAGGTCGAGCTGGCTGCCCAGCGAGGTGATGATCGCGATGCAGAAGGGGATCCGAATGGCGGCGATGGTGTCCGGAAGCCAGTTCGGTGCGGCGACGAAGTAGCTCCTTTGGACGCCGCATTGCAGCAGGCTCCACAGGATGACGACGAGGTTGTTGACGATCAGGGCCACCACGAAGCTCATGCCACCGTAGCCGTGGGAGGCGCAGTAGAAGGCGGTAAGAAACTTGAGGGTCGCCGCCACCGTGTCCATAAGCGCGATCTGCTTGAAGAACAGCTTCGAGGCCATGATGGCGCGGGGATAGGTGGAGATGTTGAACGTGAGGAATTGAAGGGCGCAGGCGAAGAGGATCCACCCCAGCCCCCCTGTTGAGTCCGGGGGGTAGAGGTACTGCGCCGGGAGCACGGAGGAGAGCGTCAGGACCGTCCCCAGGACGCCGCAGGTGAGCGTGATGTTGAAGAGCCCGCCGCCGATGGTGCCGAATTCGCTCGGCGTCATGGTCTGGAACATCGTGCCGGTGCCGCCACCGCGCATGATGGTGGTGAAGGTCATGATGCCCAATGCGATCGCGTAGAGGCCGTAGTCGTGGGGCGCCAGGTACCAAGCCACCACGATTTGCGTGAGCAATCCGCTGCCCCGGCTATAGATGCTGGAAAGTCCGACGAGGAATATGTTGGTTGACTTGCTCTTCATCGTGAAATCAGCGCCGAGAAAATTCCAGAATATAGGCAATCCAGCGTTTGGCGAGTAAAGCGATTGCCCGAAATACCTCCCTTCGAGCGAAAAATTATTTGCCTGTTCCGGCCGAGCGAGGCGCCCAAACCCGGGGGCCGCGCGGCGCGGACTGCAGAGGCGTCTAGTGCTGTGGCGAGGGGCTGGCCTGCGCCCTATTCGGCTCCTCGAGCAGCATCAGCCGATACAGTCTGGAGCGAATTCCGCTCGGGACCAGGATGAGGATGTTGTGCAGATTCTCGATGTAGCCGAAGCGGAGCAGGACCAGGTTGATGGTCGAATAGGCGGCCAGGCAGAACAGGAATTCCAGCAGCGATTCCAGCCGCGATGTGATGCTGGCAATGTGCAGGAGTCCCACGACGCTTTCCGCCAGGCCCGATGTGGCAATCGCCGCGAGGATCGCGTACATCGGTGTCGAGTAGATCTCGTAGCGAAAGGTTTTTGCCGGCAGTTTGACCTGCTTGGTGACCTGGTAGATCTGCAGGAGCGAGACCATGGTCGCGGCCAGTCCCACGCCGATGATCACTGCAGTGGACTTGTGCACGTCCGGGATGTCGAACGCGAAGATGGCCCCCACCGCGAGCAGGGCGCCGGTGATCTTCGCCAGCGCCCGTCCGCCGAAGAGCCGCAGCGTCAGCCACCAGCGCCGGGCGCCCATGATCGGCGCCTCCAGCAGGATTTGAACCGTGGGAAAGATCAGCAAGATGCTGGCGAAGGTGACGGGCATGATGCTTGCGTCCCACTTCTCAAGGAACAGCAAGTGCACCATGCTGGGGTACATGGCGGCGACCGCCATCACGAAGATGGGCACGAAAACAATCCCGGTCAGGAAGGTTTGGCGAATGTGCTCGTTCTCCGAATCGTCGTGACCGCGGATTTGCGCCGCGTAGGGGGAGAGCACGTTCTGAAGCGTCCCCGAGACAAGCAGGACGGGCTGGATGGCCATCTGGCTCGCGAAAGAATAGATGCCAAGAGAGGAGATCGGGATGAAGAAGCTAGCGATCAAGAAGTCCGGCTGGCTGCCCAGCGAGTTGACG
This portion of the Planctomycetota bacterium genome encodes:
- a CDS encoding aldehyde dehydrogenase family protein — its product is MTLSSEWILRNPSDFIDGQWRAIPGDSIQSRNPADPDATAWSGAAKPEHVDAAVSAARSAFPSWRRKPLAERAQQLRAFSTAVKANAEALARTITLEMGKTLAESRAEVKLLSDKIDITLQPATISRVADFEVDAGGGRRGFCRFQPFGAVAILGPFNFPAHLPNGHWVPSLLMGNTIIFKPSEKTPATGQWIAALAKEAGFPNGVFNVLQGGVETAKQLTRHEGVDGIMLTGSWPAGRSVLEANLDRPGRIVALEMGGSNPAIIWEDADLRTAVIECVRSGYATTGQRCTCTRRMIVHRSCADRFVTAFTKVASTMVIAPGDAPEPNFMGPLVDQRAAEAFLSRQSDLRARGGRVLLEGVRMERKGFFVTPSLIEVPRFERATDAETFAPLVQVSVVDEFEDAIAQANATEFGLAAAIFTKKESLWREGLQGIKAGCVNWNSGTAGASSKLPFGGTGRSGNLRPAGLFAVDSAAYPVASLEGGADVAVPSGLHCDVT
- a CDS encoding oligosaccharide flippase family protein; this encodes MKSKSTNIFLVGLSSIYSRGSGLLTQIVVAWYLAPHDYGLYAIALGIMTFTTIMRGGGTGTMFQTMTPSEFGTIGGGLFNITLTCGVLGTVLTLSSVLPAQYLYPPDSTGGLGWILFACALQFLTFNISTYPRAIMASKLFFKQIALMDTVAATLKFLTAFYCASHGYGGMSFVVALIVNNLVVILWSLLQCGVQRSYFVAAPNWLPDTIAAIRIPFCIAIITSLGSQLDLFIASFFIPVASLGIYFFANQMAIQPIQLLSSTLQSVLAPYAARIRGDADSENENVRQTFMTGIVFVPIFVMSVAAVYPSMVHLMFKERWDASIQPVVFASVLLIYPTVQTLLEAPIMGTRRWRLTLKLFFGRALGKCVGALVAVGCIYAFTIPVEHVATTLVIGVGVASTAMALFQIQQVSREVHLPSTTFRYEIYSTPLYAILAAVATSGLAKSVVELLEISSTSIRVEAFIEFAFCLLTYTAVSFVLLRFGYIDALHHLLLLFPRNVRTLLYRILVLEEKR
- a CDS encoding oligosaccharide flippase family protein, coding for MPKHKSTNLFIVGCASVISRVSGLLTTIVTAWYLSPAEYGLYAIVLGITTFTTIFRGGGTSTLFPTMKPEEWRTVGGGLFLYSMIFGLLGAVLTLGAALPTEFLYPPEAIRGLGWLLAITSIQFIVFTASNFPRMMMASKLMFSQVAAMDITASLVKFGVAFYCASHGFGAMSFVISVLANSLTVLIWATLKSGITWQNLTVAPDWIPRTLSLIKIPFLIAIVNSLGSQPDFLIASFFIPISSLGIYSFASQMAIQPVLLVSGTLQNVLSPYAAQIRGHDDSENEHIRQTFLTGIVFVPIFVMAVAAMYPSMVHLLFLEKWDASIMPVTFASILLIFPTVQILLEAPIMGARRWWLTLRLFGGRALAKITGALLAVGAIFAFDIPDVHKSTAVIIGVGLAATMVSLLQIYQVTKQVKLPAKTFRYEIYSTPMYAILAAIATSGLAESVVGLLHIASITSRLESLLEFLFCLAAYSTINLVLLRFGYIENLHNILILVPSGIRSRLYRLMLLEEPNRAQASPSPQH